The following is a genomic window from uncultured Fretibacterium sp..
AAGCAGGCCCCCAGGGCGGCCGTCATCCCGACGATCAGGGAGACGGAGACGCGCAGCAGCTCGCCGCCCGGGGCACGGAACAGGAAGACGCCCCCGGCGGCGATCACCGCAACCCCGAGCAGGCTCAGGATCCCCATCCCACCCACCAGGAGGTCAAGCCCCATGACGATGACGCCAGCCCCGATCAGGGCGATCCCAGCCCAGTTGAAGGGCAGCATCCTCAGGCCGATCCCGCCGAGCAGCAGCATGACGGCCCCCGTCGTCCCCAGGGCGAAGCCACCGGGGGTAACGATCTCGTAGAAGAGCGCCAGCAGTCCTCCCATCAGGAGGAAGTAGGCGATATCGGGGCTCGACAGGAACTGGATCAGCCTTTCCTGCCAGGTCATCTCCACGAGCTCGACCGCCGCGTCGGGCTCCACCTCGATACGAACCGGGCCCGAGTCGATGGTCACAGTTCGGCCCGCGGCGGCCTCGAGCAAGGCCCTCAGGTCATCCGCCACGAGGTCGATGGTCCCCTCCGCCAGGGCCTCGTGGGCCGTCAGGGACAGGCTGTCCTCGATCATCCGCTGCGCGGCGCTCTGATTCCTTCCTCGCAGCTGGGTAAGGGAGCGCATCCGGGCCCTGAGGTCGTTCACGACCTTTTTCTTCATATCGTCGTCCGGCAGGTCCCTGCCCGACGCGACGACGGGATGGGCCGCCCCGACGTTTGTGCCCGAGGCCATGGCCGCCACATGGGCCGCCTGCATCATGAACGCCCCCGCCGAAGCCGCCCGCCCACCGGGCGGGACCCACATTGCGACCGGGACGCGGGACGCCAGGATCGTCTGGACGATGCCGTGCGTCGCCCCCAGCAGGCCCCCCGGCGTATCCAGCTCGAACACCACGAGACCCGCCCGCTCCTCCTCCGCCCGGCGGACCACCCGCTCGACGAACTGCTCCATCTGCACGCCCACCGACCCCGACAAGGGGGCCAGGACAACCCTCCCCGCCGCCAACCCCGAACCGGCCAGGCAGCACAGGAGGGCCAGGGCCAGCACGGACGCCCAAACAAAGCGAACCGGCGACGCAGACACCGGGCCCCT
Proteins encoded in this region:
- a CDS encoding nodulation protein NfeD, with the translated sequence MSASPVRFVWASVLALALLCCLAGSGLAAGRVVLAPLSGSVGVQMEQFVERVVRRAEEERAGLVVFELDTPGGLLGATHGIVQTILASRVPVAMWVPPGGRAASAGAFMMQAAHVAAMASGTNVGAAHPVVASGRDLPDDDMKKKVVNDLRARMRSLTQLRGRNQSAAQRMIEDSLSLTAHEALAEGTIDLVADDLRALLEAAAGRTVTIDSGPVRIEVEPDAAVELVEMTWQERLIQFLSSPDIAYFLLMGGLLALFYEIVTPGGFALGTTGAVMLLLGGIGLRMLPFNWAGIALIGAGVIVMGLDLLVGGMGILSLLGVAVIAAGGVFLFRAPGGELLRVSVSLIVGMTAALGACFALFAFLVARSLRRKVSTGRQGLIGLDATVVEPLSTAGGMVRCRGELWRARTEAGSMAVGEVGTVLALEGITLVIRRKSICRSEGALVP